In Cherax quadricarinatus isolate ZL_2023a chromosome 61, ASM3850222v1, whole genome shotgun sequence, a single window of DNA contains:
- the LOC128699459 gene encoding low-density lipoprotein receptor-related protein 2 encodes MMWAASATSPVYIVLLAALTVGISAHRSSKILVVAQNVKNLISEKVTVKEAVLGEPCVVDKHCRVTNGVCEKGRCGCISYYLAVNASLCLPGSLLGFPCEVDAQCSMRVAHSACIQGYCRCGADYVPYRRNNCLKEARVGAMCRSHEQCHLGSSGSFCNFTVPRVYGRCQCSSDAPRNGNTCGTLRYTLGSPCGTSAQCSTHVPGSICVIQRSARVPLFTDLSANSITAISGVAPRPLGVPLAVCACPPGHLHADSGTRCIPVLKDAGVTPASLGQRCESSQQCRASDPYTTCIAGVCHCLLHSPQCSADNTGCHKETFQCASSGRCISWYFVCNGVGDCEDGSDEAMCVPHRCPTLAHTCNDGTCISRAHLCDGKPHCPDASDEASCNGTCPKTTFRCGDGRCLPGFVFCNAKATCNDSSDEDEAACIQGSITAPYCPFRCGNGRCRSTAILCSGTDGCGDNTDEAKCSVCSCRRPS; translated from the exons ATGATGTGGGCAGCGTCGGCGACCTCTCCAGTGTACATTGTTCTGCTGGCCGCTCTTACG GTTGGCATATCAGCGCACAGGTCATCTAAAATACTGGTGGTGGCGCAGAACGTGAAGAATCTGATCTCAGAGAAGGTCACGGTGAAGGAGGCGGTGCTGGGGGAGCCGTGTGTGGTGGACAAGCACTGCAGGGTCACCAATGGCGTGTGTGAGAAGGGAAGATGTGGGTGTATCTCTTACTACCTCGCTGTCAACGCCTCCCTCTGTCTCCCAG GATCGTTGCTGGGGTTCCCTTGTGAGGTGGATGCTCAGTGTAGTATGCGTGTTGCTCACTCTGCCTGCATCCAGGGCTACTGCAGGTGCGGTGCTGACTATGTACCCTACCGCAGGAACAACTGTCTCAAAG AGGCGCGGGTGGGCGCCATGTGTAGAAGCCATGAGCAGTGCCATTTAGGAAGCAGCGGCAGCTTCTGCAACTTCACGGTGCCACGGGTGTACGGGAGGTGCCAGTGCTCCAGTGACGCCCCCAGGAATGGCAACACCTGTGGCACTCTCAGATACA CCCTGGGTTCACCTTGTGGCACCAGTGCCCAGTGTAGCACTCACGTACCTGGCTCTATCTGTGTCATCCAGCGCTCGGCCAGGGTGCCACTCTTCACAGACCTCAGTGCCaacagcatcaccgccatctcagGGGTGGCTCCCAGGCCTCTGGGAGTGCCACTCGCTGTCTGTGCGTGTCCCCCAGGACACCTGCATGCTGACAGTGGCACCAGATGCATCCCCGTCCTTAAAG ACGCTGGTGTGACCCCTGCCTCCCTGGGTCAGCGGTGTGAGAGTTCACAGCAGTGTCGAGCCTCGGATCCCTACACCACCTGCATTGCTGGAGTGTGTCACTGCCTCCTTCACAGTCCACAGTGCTCCGCTGACAACACCGGATGCCACAAGGAAACtttccag TGTGCGTCGTCGGGGCGTTGCATAAGCTGGTACTTCGTGTGCAACGGGGTAGGTGACTGCGAGGACGGGTCTGACGAAGCCATGTGTGTGCCACACAGGTGCCCCACCTTGGCACACACCTGCAACGATGGCACTTGCATCTCTCGTGCACACCTGTGTGATGGTAAACCTCACTGTCCTGATGCTTCAGATGAGGCCTCATGCAACGGAA CGTGTCCGAAGACGACGTTCCGGTGTGGCGACGGCCGGTGCCTTCCAGGGTTCGTCTTCTGCAACGCTAAGGCCACTTGCAACGACAGCAGCGACGAGGATGAGGCCGCCTGCATCCAGGGGTCTATTACTGCTCCTTACTGCCCCTTCAG GTGTGGCAATGGACGGTGTCGTTCGACGGCCATACTGTGCTCGGGGACGGACGGCTGCGGTGACAACACAGACGAGGCCAAGTGTTCCGTCTGCA GTTGTCGCAGGCCGAGTTAG